From Trichoderma atroviride chromosome 1, complete sequence, one genomic window encodes:
- a CDS encoding uncharacterized protein (EggNog:ENOG41~antiSMASH:Cluster_1.1), with amino-acid sequence MRSSHRKSRNGCRECKQRHKKCDEASPTCLNCTITNRSCSYRLTRPMHRLSRPKAASCASTPSVRTLSPPIQCNTQQWQDQQYDLGHLELLHHFESGAFEASMLPLPSSIRMAIMQCALTNPYLMDQILALSAAHMSTFRREQQQMFSNKAMELQTRAVSLFNRVETDISMQNSRSWFLYASFLGIQMMFETFQCRNFDSFCDKLTTYFPIHQGVHAVVRTAWPAVREIIHEIIGQRRIEDTADFDHERPETCGHLNTLIHDSDLQEIDKEACSQAVIALQNIFDICEVDSGVHIQIPFTISWTMLVSARFGDMVRSRIPEALVILSFYAVLLHRHRSFWVFGDSGRFLIQSISTYLGTKWEQWLLWPNSQLAAT; translated from the coding sequence ATGCGCAGTTCTCACCGCAAATCCCGAAATGGATGTAGAGAATGCAAGCAACGCCATAAAAAGTGCGATGAGGCTTCGCCCACTTGTCTCAATTGCACCATCACGAATCGATCCTGTTCATACCGCCTTACACGTCCAATGCATCGGCTCAGCCGCCCGAAAGCAGCGTCTTGtgcatcaacgccatcggTGCGAACGCTTTCGCCGCCCATCCAATGCAATACTCAGCAATGGCAAGATCAGCAGTATGATCTAGGGcatcttgagctgcttcaccATTTCGAGTCAGGCGCGTTTGAAGCGAGTATGCTACCTTTGCCGAGCTCGATACGCATGGCGATCATGCAATGTGCTCTCACCAACCCCTATCTCATGGATCAAATTCTTGCCCTATCGGCAGCCCACATGAGTACTTTTCGCCGAGAACAGCAACAGATGTTCAGCAACAAAGCGATGGAGCTTCAAACACGAGCTGTATCCTTGTTTAATAGAGTGGAAACCGACATCTCGATGCAAAACTCTCGTTCTTGGTTTCTTTATGCATCATTTCTTGGCATCCAGATGATGTTCGAGACTTTCCAATGCAGAAATTTTGACTCCTTTTGCGATAAACTTACCACTTATTTTCCTATCCACCAAGGTGTTCATGCTGTGGTACGAACAGCGTGGCCAGCTGTCAGGGAGATAATTCATGAGATTATCGGGCAGCGACGGATTGAAGACACAGCCGACTTTGATCATGAGCGACCTGAAACGTGTGGACATTTGAATACCCTGATTCACGATAGCGACCTTCAAGAGATAGACAAAGAGGCATGCTCCCAAGCAGTTATAGCTCTGCAGAACATTTTCGATATATGTGAAGTGGATTCAGGGGTCCACATTCAAATTCCTTTTACAATATCATGGACAATGCTAGTGTCCGCCCGATTTGGTGATATGGTTAGGAGCCGGATCCCAGAGGCACTCGTTATACTGTCTTTCTATGCTGTGCTGTTGCATCGCCACCGTTCGTTTTGGGTGTTTGGCGACTCGGGACGGTTTTTGATCCAGTCAATCTCGACATATTTAGGGACAAAATGGGAACAATGGCTTCTGTGGCCAAATAGCCAACTGGCAGCAACATGA
- a CDS encoding uncharacterized protein (EggNog:ENOG41~TransMembrane:6 (i7-28o48-71i83-102o122-144i165-183o203-221i)~antiSMASH:Cluster_1.1): MCKTRCWYLTPLVIGCFFEFIGFIGRAASGAQKTGCWTLGPYLIQTMFILLAPALFAASIYMILGRIILLVGGQEHAIIRPQWLTKIFVVGDVVCFLLLAGGSGILSSAKDNPSTTDTGNNVIIGGLVLQLLWFAIFVTVAAIFHRRMKSVPTSRSQQPDCRWQRYLLTLYVAGGLIIIRNLFRVIEYAQGNDGYLLTKEAFIYVFDALPMLAVVTWLHWMHPGEIGLLLRGQETFKNGFELIHHRPKN, from the exons ATGTGTAAAACAAGATGCTGGTACCTAACGCCGTTGGTAATTGGATGTTTTT TTGAATTTATTGGGTTTATTGGCCGAGCTGCATCTGGCGCACAAAAAACAGGCTGTTGGACACTGGGGCCCTACCTCATTCAGACCATGTTCATTTTGCTTGCACCCGCATTATTCGCAGCGTCCATCTATATGATACTCGGCCGaatcattcttcttgtcggTGGGCAAGAGCACGCAATTATCCGGCCGCAGTGGCTCACCAAAATATTCGTCGTTGGAGACGTCGtttgcttcttgcttctggCTGGAG GCAGCGGTATCTTAAGTTCAGCCAAAGACAACCCGTCTACCACAGATACCGGTAACAATGTCATCATTGGCGGCCTTGTTCTCCAACTCCTTTGGTTTGCCATTTTTGTTACTGTCGCAGCTATTTTCCACCGCCGAATGAAATCAGTTCCGACTAGTCGCTCGCAACAGCCAGATTGCCGTTGGCAAAGATACCTCCTAACGTTATACGTTGCCGGCGGCTTGATCATCATTCGAAACTTATTCCGTGTTATCGAATATGCTCAAGGGAACGACGGGTACCTACTTACAAAGGAAGCCTTTATTTACGTCTTCGATGCTCTGCCAATGTTGGCCGTCGTGACTTGGCTTCACTGGATGCATCCGGGAGAAATTGGTTTATTGCTTCGTGGTCAAGAGACATTCAAGAATGGATTTGAATTGATTCATCATCGCCCCAAGAACTAG
- a CDS encoding uncharacterized protein (EggNog:ENOG41~SECRETED:SignalP(1-18)~CAZy:PL7~antiSMASH:Cluster_1.1) — MPALKTLLATGLVGVASAALNPSCAPGGNFDLSKWSLQLPIGSAGSPTTISASQLSGCGGYQDPGHKYFFTESGDGALVMKVPGAPSNTGCVTTPNSQHCRTELRESNPSSWDPNASNNKLTVTLAVEQPDNSGYGTVVGQIHISDNVSTKPVCELYYSTSGDLTMGVEQTRSGGNEVMTKVGNVPVGQQFTYTISYSSNVLSVSINGAAAKTLSTYSLDAPSSYFKVGNYNQGSSASDVHFFSINVSH; from the coding sequence ATGCCTGCCCTCAAGACTCTTCTAGCCACTGGCCTTGTTGGCGTTGCCTCAGCGGCGCTCAACCCCAGCTGTGCTCCCGGCGGCAACTTTGACCTTTCCAAATGGTCCCTGCAGCTTCCCATCGGCTCTGCGGGCAGCCCAACCACGATTTCCGCTTCCCAGCTCTCAGGCTGTGGGGGCTATCAAGATCCCGGCCACAAGTACTTCTTCACTGAGAGTGGCGACGGCGCCCTGGTCATGAAAGTCCCTGGAGCACCCTCAAACACCGGCTGTGTCACAACACCAAACAGCCAGCACTGCCGCACGGAGCTGCGCGAAAGCAACCCCAGCAGCTGGGACCCCAATGCCAGCAACAACAAGTTGACGGTGACGCTCGCCGTGGAACAGCCAGACAACTCAGGCTATGGCACTGTTGTCGGCCAAATCCACATCTCTGACAACGTTAGCACCAAGCCAGTGTGCGAGCTGTACTACAGCACCAGCGGCGATCTGACCATGGGCGTGGAACAAACCCGCTCTGGCGGTAACGAAGTCATGACCAAGGTTGGCAATGTTCCCGTTGGCCAGCAATTCACCTACACGATCAGCTATTCTAGCAACGTCCTCAGTGTCAGCATcaacggcgctgctgccaagaCTCTCAGCACCTACTCCCTTGATGCGCCCTCCAGCTACTTCAAGGTTGGAAACTACAACCAGGGCTCAAGCGCTTCCGATGTTCActtcttttccatcaacGTTTCTCACTAA
- a CDS encoding putative NRPS-like protein biosynthetic cluster (EggNog:ENOG41~SMCOG1002:AMP-dependent synthetase and ligase~antiSMASH:Cluster_1.1), protein MNGYAKPPKPQYGKRLLPNIVDDYATYEPERVFVYQPYSSNLEDGYRPITFTETSRGVNHLARELLKERQDTTDEKDSFPTVAYIGPSDVRYTIVMLACIKAHCQALFISPRNSLEAQLSLFKKTQCAQILYEPSMQSTVEPLLQFYPMPARAVPPLEDWLQSTAPHVPYDVPFDEARFHPLAVLHTSGSTGIPKPITVRQGSAAIVDDLREVYMDGSPVVWTYLPSTCSKVFIPMPAFHMAGVGCMSFFGIYFGVQLCLGVPNRPVSAGLVAECLKFLGDCDAAVLPPSIIEDMSSNEEQIRLLADLKMVGFGGGNLSPSVGDKIVRKGVNLLNAIASTEVAPYVIHRQTDPKMWQWFIVNAEEMGADFRLIADDDIYEMFIVRKDPKEAMRQPLFYTFPEKTEWSTGDMYKKHPTKPNHWQYWGRTDNVIVFSTGEKLNPVTIEAAVTGHPAIKGALVVGQQRMQPALILEPHKYPKDEKAARSLIDSVWPIVSDVNKVTVAHGRIVRDMIVLADPSTPFSMSGKGSIQRVATVTAYKDLIDGLYAQQDEGIDMGDTISLDITSPKAMAQSILDIVRCQIHKPAVDIEADLFSTGMDSMEVITLSKILRSSLESAGVRPDKDAVAPRIIYANSTIKGLAKHLYSSVITGSTEDDSEEREIGALVKLMSKYTKDLPPPNTNQSNPLDEEQTVIVTGTTGSLGAYMLDLLIKNPRVAKIVAFNRGQDGGSSRQPAYNSYRNLSTDFSKVEFLGVDLSKPYFGLPMEKYNDVLATADRIIHNAWPVNFNISVSSFEPYIFGVRQLVDFSNKAAKRVPIIYISSVGTVGNWTRPQSIPERRLEDLTLPAMGYGRSKLAASSILDAAVEQSGILAAVIRVGQIAGSRAKQGVWNPQEFIPSLIASSVHLGVLPDRFSKTDVVDWTPVDDIAGLILDVAGITHKIDPSAISGYFHGVNPSVTSWTKLAAVLKSHYSGRIKDIVPLTEWIRILEASAVNATADDVNRNPAIKLLDAYKGIASGSGHPKWDMERTMAHSPTMRNIGPVDETLMKNWCDQWKY, encoded by the exons ATGAATGGCTACGCAAAGCCGCCGAAACCGCAGTACGGAAAACGACTGCTACCCAATATAGTCGACGACTATGCAACCTACGAACCAGAGCGTGTTTTTGTCTACCAGCCTTATTCCAGCAACCTCGAAGATGGCTATCGCCCCATCACGTTCACAGAAACCTCTAGGGGTGTGAACCACCTTGCTCGCGAGCTattgaaagaaagacaagatACCACCGATGAGAAAGACAGCTTTCCTACCGTGGCTTATATCGGACCAAGCGACGTACGATACACCATAGTGATGCTTGCGTGTATAAAGGCACATTGCCAAGCGTTATTCATCTCTCCGCGAAATAGCCTTGAAGCACAGCTTTCGCTTTTCAAAAAGACACAATGCGCCCAAATCCTGTACGAGCCCTCGATGCAGTCCACTGTAGAGCCCTTGCTCCAGTTCTATCCCATGCCAGCGAGAGCGGTTCCTCCTCTTGAAGATTGGCTTCAGTCGACTGCGCCCCATGTGCCATACGATGTACCATTTGATGAGGCTAGATTCCATCCTTTGGCTGTTCTTCACACAAGTGGCTCTACTGGTATTCCAAAGCCTATTACTGTTCGCCAGGGAAGCGCTGCCATTGTCGACGATCTACGAGAGGTATATATGGATGGCTCTCCTGTAGTATGGACTTATCTTCCCAGCACTTGCTCGAAAGTATTTATACCAATGCCCGCGTTCCATATGGCAGGAGTTGGTTGTATGTCATTTTTTGGAATTTATTTTGGAGTTCAGCTATGTCTGGGAGTGCCAAATCGCCCTGTAAGCGCAGGCCTTGTTGCCGAATGCCTAAAGTTCCTGGGGGATTGCGATGCAGCTGTTCTTCCTCCGTCTATCATTGAAGACATGAGTTCCAACGAAGAACAAATTCGGCTTTTAGCCGATCTCAAGATGGTTGGCTTTGGTGGAG GTAATCTATCTCCCTCGGTGGGCGACAAGATTGTGAGGAAAGGTGTCAATCTTTTGAATGCTATAGCTTCTACCGA GGTCGCGCCATATGTCATCCATCGCCAGACGGACCCCAAAATGTGGCAGTGGTTCATCGTCAACGCTGAAGAAATGGGAGCTGACTTCCGTCTGATAGCGGATGATGACATTTACGAAATGTTCATTGTTCGAAAGGATCCAAAAGAAGCTATGCGACAACCTCTCTTTTATACTTTCCCTGAGAAGACCGAGTGGTCAACAGGTGATATGTATAAGAAACACCCAACCAAGCCAAATCACTGGCAATACTGGGGTCGCACTGACAACGTTATAGTCTTCTCCactggcgagaagctcaatCCAGTCACAATTGAGGCTGCCGTAACGGGTCATCCCGCGATCAAAGGCGCTCTTGTGGTCGGACAGCAAAGGATGCAGCCTGCGCTGATTTTGGAACCTCATAAGTACCCAAAAGACGAGAAAGCAGCCAGATCGCTTATTGATAGCGTATGGCCAATTGTCTCAGACGTGAATAAAGTCACCGTGGCTCATGGGCGAATTGTCCGCGATATGATTGTCCTCGCAGATCCTAGCACGCCATTTTCAATGTCAGGCAAAGGCTCAATACAACGAGTGGCAACTGTCACAGCATATAAAGATTTAATCGATGGACTCTATGCCCAGCAAGACGAAGGCATTGATATGGGCGACACGATTTCTCTGGACATAACGAGTCCAAAGGCCATGGCACAGTCGATCTTGGATATTGTCAGATGCCAGATCCATAAACCAGCGGTCGACATTGAAGCGGATCTTTTTAGCACCGGCATGGACTCAATGGAAGTCATCACTTTGTCGAAGATCCTTCGATCTAGCCTAGAGTCTGCTGGTGTAAGGCCTGATAAAGATGCCGTTGCACCTCGAATTATCTATGCAAATTCGACAATTAAAGGACTAGCCAAGCATTTATACTCCTCAGTGATCACTGGAAGTACCGAGGACGATTccgaagaaagagaaatcGGTGCTCTGGTCAAACTCATGTCCAAATACACCAAGGATCTGCCGCCTCCCAACACAAATCAGTCCAATCCCTTGGATGAAGAGCAGACAGTTATCGTAACGGGCACTACGGGGTCTCTTGGTGCTTATATGCTCGACCTTTTGATCAAAAACCCTCGAGTAGCAAAAATTGTTGCTTTCAATCgtggacaagatggaggtAGCTCCCGTCAGCCAGCATACAACTCGTACCGTAACTTGAGCACAGACTTCTCCAAGGTTGAATTCCTCGGTGTTGATTTGTCCAAGCCATATTTCGGCCTCCCTATGGAGAAATACAACGACGTCCTAGCCACAGCAGACCGCATCATTCACAACGCATGGCCCGTCAACTTTAACATTAGCGTCAGTTCGTTTGAACCCTACATTTTTGGTGTACGCCAGCTTGTGGATTTCTCCAACAAAGCAGCCAAAAGAGTCCCCATTATATACATTTCAAGCGTCGGTACTGTCGGTAACTGGACGCGCCCACAATCAATCCCTGAGCGCCGCCTCGAGGATTTGACTCTGCCCGCCATGGGCTACGGCCGGTCAAAGCTTGCCGCAAGCTCCATCTTAGATGCAGCTGTTGAGCAATCGGGCATCCTGGCTGCTGTTATTCGCGTCGGACAAATCGCTGGTTCACGAGCCAAACAGGGCGTGTGGAATCCCCAGGAGTTCATCCCGAGCTTGATTGCTAGCTCAGTGCACCTCGGAGTGCTTCCAGACCGGTTCAGTAAGACAGACGTTGTAGACTGGACGCCGGTTGATGATATTGCTGGCTTAATCTTAGACGTCGCTGGAATTACTCATAAGATCGATCCCTCAGCCATATCGGGTTACTTCCATGGAGTAAACCCTTCGGTAACTAGCTGGACCAAGCTCGCGGCAGTTCTCAAGAGCCACTATTCTGGAAGAATAAAGGATATCGTGCCTTTGACTGAATGGATACGAATTCTTGAAGCAAGTGCTGTCAATGCAACGGCGGACGATGTAAACAGAAATCCTGCCatcaagctccttgatgCGTATAAGGGCATAGCATCCGGCAGTGGCCATCCCAAGTGGGATATGGAGAGAACCATGGCACACAGCCCGACCATGAGAAATATTGGACCAGTCGATGAGACCTTGATGAAAAACTGGTGTGACCAGTGGAAGTATTGA